The sequence below is a genomic window from Myxococcales bacterium.
GCCAACGATTGCGGCGCGAAGTCGCCGCGGCCTTGGAGTCGTGGGCGCGGGTAGCGCCAGCTCGCCTCGTCGGTCGCTTCGATCTCCTCCCACGAGGGCATCAGCTCTCGTTCAGACGGCGAAGGAGAGAGCTCGAACGCCCCGCTAGCGATGTCGGCTAGGATCTTCTGCCCAAGCAACATGGCAATCCCGTCGGTGCCCTTGCCCTTGTACGCGTAGTAATAGCTCGCGATGGGAACGACGCCGGTGATGAAGCCCTGCTTGATGTCACCCCCTTGAAGCGCTGCGCGACTCGTTCCTTCGAGAGCACCGCCGAGGGCGCCGCCGCCGGCGGCGTTGGCGAGGCCGCCGCATACTCCTGCGATGAGCGCGGCTTTTGCGGCGACGCGTAAGCTGCCGCTGACTATCGCTGTAAACACGAAGGTCGTGACGGCGGCCTGCACGGCGGCGGTCGCGACCGCGGCCGTGATGAAGCCACCGGTAAGGCCCGAGATCGCGGCGCCCGCGACGCCGAGGGCGGCGCCCGCGGTCATGACGATGGCCACGACGGCGACGATGGCGACGACGACGCGGAAGATGGTCCCCCACTTCTTGTGGCCGCTGGGGTCGACGAAGGAGAGGGGATTCTGCCCGACGTAGGAGTAGCGGTTCCAGCCTTGCGTGGAGCCGGCAAACTGCGTGACCGAGTCGGGCGAGAGGAAGACGCCGAAGAGCGGATCGTAGAGCCTGGCGTTCATGTGGACGAGGCCGAGGTCGTCGAGCATCTCGTGGCCGGTGAAGCCGCGCTGGGTGAGATCGCTCTTGAGGATGCCGCTTACGTCGTCGCCGCCGCTGGCGAAGCGACGCTTCGCCGAAGGCGTCGAAGCCGAGGCGCTGCACGACGTCGCCGGCTTCGTTGGTAACGACGGTGACGGAGCCCCAGGTGGTCGGTGCCGAAGTAGACGGTGCGCTCGTTCGCGGCGGCTTGCCCGACGAGGGTCACCTCCGCGACGAGGCCGTGGCCTGCGCTGATGCGGTGGACCTGATCGAGGTCTGCGCCCTTCTGGACCTCTTCGTACGCGGCGGAGACGTGCGTCG
It includes:
- a CDS encoding RHS repeat-associated core domain-containing protein, which codes for MLDDLGLVHMNARLYDPLFGVFLSPDSVTQFAGSTQGWNRYSYVGQNPLSFVDPSGHKKWGTIFRVVVAIVAVVAIVMTAGAALGVAGAAISGLTGGFITAAVATAAVQAAVTTFVFTAIVSGSLRVAAKAALIAGVCGGLANAAGGGALGGALEGTSRAALQGGDIKQGFITGVVPIASYYYAYKGKGTDGIAMLLGQKILADIASGAFELSPSPSERELMPSWEEIEATDEASWRYPRPRLQGRGDFAPQSLAESASSGRGGQDGPVGERLERLAVGARAAASSPASRDLGDYDPRPPVFSPTEALTNIAACAAVGVAAAQAGALIGGLGGPLSSAIWAFGFRFSATNLCTDASPSRDTGGYNLSDLGAP